The sequence below is a genomic window from Dioscorea cayenensis subsp. rotundata cultivar TDr96_F1 chromosome 6, TDr96_F1_v2_PseudoChromosome.rev07_lg8_w22 25.fasta, whole genome shotgun sequence.
TGTGTGGCCTCCGTACGGCTGCACAGAGGCTGCACTAGCCCCAGCTTGGGTTGTGCGGCTTGTATGACAATGGTTTGGGGCCATTTGGGTAAGGCGGGTGCTTCgattcttctcctttttttctcccATTGGTTGGGAGCTCGAATGAGCTTCTAATATACATGATTTGCCTTCCAAAACACTTCAAAAGTATTTCCACGAGCTCAAAATGGTCTTCCGTTTTCTTGAAACAAAATGAACGCAAAAAAGTGCGTAAATGGACATCGGTGTtacaaaaaatacatgaaaatgtACAAGATatgttaatgaaaatataatatatttagacGCTTATCAGGTGAGAAGAATACCAAAAACTAATTTGcaagattatttttaaattttattttttcacttaGATTTGTTTTCTAAGTTCATGACAAAAACAAGCTCATAagtatttagttttttaaaatttaatttgagtgAAAACAGTTAAAGTTTGTGATAACTTTAAGTTTGAGtagaattatataatataagtcTTAGTAGAACctgatttatgtattttttggcTCTATATAAAGCACAATATATGCAAACTTGGTCTGTGACAAGTTAGGCCAAGCATGTATGTTTATTGTAGAGATGTGGCGTGTTCACAATTAACCCATCAATATGTGGGAAGTTGTCTCATGGAGTTTTCCTTTTATCAATATATTAGTTgatgattaataaaatattagttgCCTTCTCACCTTTTTCCCCCTCTAACATTTTTATGTATTAAGTTGTGGTGCATCAGAATTGTTTATACCCTTATTCTACAAGGTATTTGGATAGAAATCTTGGATTTGCTTGAAATATGATGATAAAGAGCACAAACAATATCAtgcatgatttattttattttatttttatttttgtgaatctCTAAATATGGGAGGTAGTGCTAGAACAAGAGTTTTAAGGAAAACTTATTTTCTTAGTCTTGAATTTTGCTTTATTTCTTTACTGAATATGTCATTCAAGGCTTTCTCCATCTCTAAGGTTGGCCTTATTAAGTCACTTATTGCCACATCATGTCCTCATTACTTAATTTGGGTTTGTTGGTCCATTATGATTCCATGATATTGAGgttgttattattatgatgGTTCACATTTAAATGGTTGAGGTTTTCTTTTAAAGATTTATTTTCTCAAGGTGCATGATAACATCAAGTGGAAGGCATTCCATGATTACTTGAGGGATTTTGAGAGCATGGATCGggtagatattttgaaaaattagctTTGGGAAATCTTTCATATTCATCAAAGGCATGTTTTGTAGGAGTATCAAGAAAAGGAAATTTCTCAAGAAAGAGGGCCCTCTTTTGAATCTTATCTTGAATTAATTAGTGGTGGATATTTTAAGTAGGATGTTTAGGGTCAATATGGGCAATAAGAATGTGAATGTTTCTAGGGGTTGGGAGGTGTTGTGTTTGTATTATGTTGACAATATGATCTTTTTTTGAAGTATCAAACTAGGAAATGATAATTGCTCCAAAGGTGGTACTAATTAGCTTTGAGGCTATAATAAGATTGCTTGccaatcactacaagaaaaaaggCCAATACCGATGGAATATTTTGTCGgtaatagaagacattccgtcGGTAGATATCATTACCAACGGAAACTTGGTCGAAAATAATCAGTTACTAAATCTCATGTCGGTAATGCTCTTTCGTAGGTAATAATAACTTCTATCGgtacaaattaataattaccAACGGAACTATGTGTTGGTAATGATTACATTTTTGTcagtaataattatttaaatataaaactttaattCATTTTGTCGGTGTTCTTCGTCGTTAATGGAATGTTTTTGTcggtaaaaaatattttttccgtTGGTGAAACATATTAAGCTATGATAATTCCGTCGGTAAAAGGCAAATTTCTATCGGTAAAAGGTATTGATTTTCGTcactaaaaataatttgataatgaaaaatatgtcaGTGAAGAAAGCTTTCCGTCGgtagaaagtttttttttgttggtaaaaAAGTATTAATTTAATAGTATTCATCGGTAAAAATTATGGTTCCGTCGGAGCAAATATTCTTATTCGTCGGTGAAGCATAATATCATTACTATAATTTGCGTCGgtattgtatttttgttagtaataaatattaaaattttggaatTCTGTAggtaaatgtattttatattcacCAAAAATTAATTACTCCGTCGGTAATAATTGCGATTCCATCGGTAAATAATATACTTTTCCGTTGGGAATACtattatttaattcattatatatacatattttacacATTAAAACTGTATTATGCATAATATGAACATAATATCATATCCATTTAACAATCCTACAAACCATCATACAATCACTTGTTCATCACAAgacaataaaacataaattcataataCAATCCAACAACTCATGTAAAGTATATGAAGTTATAAAGTTGCAAGCAATCAtcagaaatattaaaatagttttaaaagtACTCCAACAAAACAAATGTCAACAACACCATTTTAAAGTTCATCTCAGTCTACTTATGcatcttctccaccatctcTGGTAGTGCCATCCCTTGAATTAATTCCCGATTGGCTTGTTTGAGAGAATAATGTTGGATTACCGCGTTCCACCAACTCCAAGATTTTATCCAATTTACTTTGTAACCGTACTTGACCTTGTTGAATCTCAAGAACTGTATTTTCTAAATTCTCAACTTTCTCTGCAAGTTGCTGGGTTTGCAACATGGATTCATTTGTTGCAAAAGGTTAATAGGTTGAAGGTCCACAAGCTGAATCAGATGTGGAAGGACATGTAGATGCCGCACTAAACAACTATCTTGAGTCTACCCTACTCCCAAAGCCATATACACTTGTGCGTGTAGCCTTCATTCCCCCAATTACATCATACAATGACTGACCATTGAAACTTGGATGGACAGAGATATCATCACCATATTTGTTGACCAATGCAGCATTATACTTTTCCTATAACacatttaaaagtaaatattaacatttataagttatacaataaaaatgaatgataaaaaggaAAGCTCATTAACTTTTATGGCTTCATGCAAATAACATCTAATACACTTGAACAATGGtaactaaaaattaacattataaacaagaaaatatatatataaaacaaacattttcATCACACTTgtgaatcaaaattttaaaaataataattaaaagcatGAGACATGACTCAACATTTACTTACATTGAAAACTCTTGACTTGTTGTCTATAAATTCACCTTCTCCACCTTTGAGTTTGTGTGTAGCCTGAAAAATTTCTGAATATCCTACCTCCCTACCTTGCTTCTTAGcctgtattttaatttaaagtgtataaagatataaataaaataaatacattgtTCATTATAGTactaataatttaacaaaagtgACACAAAGCACTTCATttcaaaatgacaaaaaaatagcAACATTATAATACTAGTGCTATAATGATGTAATTAAGGGATTATTAGTGCATTAAGGCTAATGAGACTACCTTGTACATGGTAAGTTGAGCGAAAGCTAACACTTCAAGTATAACCCTTTAAGTAGGAACCCATCTTTAGAAGGATCATAGAGTGCTATTAACATATCacatgatatttataaaatataaatacataccaTGTACATATCAcatcatatttataaaatataaatacatacctTGTTCATAATGAATAGTTAATTAAGGGATTATTAGTGCATTAAGGCTAATGAGACTACCTTGTACATGGTAAGTTGAGCGAAAGCTAACCCTTGCAAGTATAACACTTTAACTAAAAACCTATCTTTAGAAGGATCATAGGGTACTATTAACATATCAcgtgatatttataaaatataaatacataccaTGTACATATCacttcatatttataaaatataaatacatacctTGCTCATAATGATATAGTTAATTAAGGGATTATTAGTGCATTAAGGCTAATGAGACTACCATGTACATGGTAAGTTGAGAGAAAGCTAACCCTTGAAGTATAACCCTTTAAGTAGGAATCCATCTTTAGAAGGATCATAGGGTACTAATAACATATCacatgatatttataaaatataaatacataccaaCTTGATGCCATGAACAACGAAGGGTCGTGAACCGCCCGTGTGCTTTGTAATACTTCCTTTTTTCTCTGTTAAGCGGTTTGCCTTTGCTTTTCCTAATTTAGATTGCCATGCATCTATTCCCCATTCATTATCGATGAGGAGGGCATCCCACACATCCTTTTTGATCCACTTCCTTTCCATTCCTTTGCATTCTTTAATGCTAGTAGCACCAACTTCTTTCATTGCCTTCATCCTCTCATCCGACAGCATGTCCCTTAATCATGTTTTGCCAGTCTTATCAAATACACTTTTGATTTTACAGTTATGTTCAAGGTTCCATTTACAATACTCCTGAAAagaatattgttaaaaaaattcttaatttaaataaataacaaaacaatcatataataaaatttatactaAAATGTCTTCCACATCATTTCCTTCACATCACTAGGAACTTTTCTCCATGTCGGCCAAGGacctttgaaatgttttttttataatgcaagTAACTGTCGTTCTGACCCCTTCTCAACAAAAACACTAACACATAATGCATCATATAAGTATATTATAttctaaacaaaacaaaaacaattacaaatagaaatattatAAAGACATGTTAGATATGATAGAAGATTACTCTGCATTTATTGGTGTCAAATGCAGTTTGTCATTCGGATTTAGAGGGTAGGGTAGTCCCACGCTAGGCCCTCTACTACTTGATTTAGTAGACCCATCATTTTCACCCATCAAAAGTCCACCACAAACAGAGTTAGAAGGGGTAGGGCTATCATCAGAAACAATAGGAAAATTTATCTGCACCTCAGGAGTTGAAGTAGGTGCCTCATTGGATGATTGATTAATGGGAGCCAATGCTGCTGATGCCCTAGTAGACCTTTGCGGCATTGCATGATGCAATGAAGAATGCCCTCTACCTCTACCTTTACCTCTACCTTGTTCCTTCATGTTTCTCATGATACCAAATTTAGAACCCTACATgtgttcaaataaaaattaaaaaaacatagacatataaacaacaaaaataagaatgcaaaatatatttgaaagttagatatgaaaaaatgaacaaatttgaatgcaaatattaaaagcataattttTAGTTTCACAAAACtcataaaagaagcaaaatatgaaaatagaaacacaatacATAGTAAGCAAAATATTCAGAAATACAATATTGTCCTCTAATTAATGAGCAAAGTATTAATAGTATGACTAATCATCATTAGAGGATGCAAACTCATTGTCTTCATGTTGTAATTCATCTTTAGTgccattatcatcattattgtCATCACTATATTCATCTTCCCCTTCAAAcccatcatctccatcttcttGACCATCTTCACCATCATCGACCATTATTGATGGATTCACCTCCTCAAATTCACCATCAACAAGAATTGCAGGGTCATCGAGTTCTTCTGAATGAGTAACATGTCTTGGAAAAGATACTTCAGTTTCTTGATATACCCCTCTATTAAgatcattctcattttctctatCAGTTTCAATAGGACAAAGATTAAAAGTACTCTGGCCTTTGTTTTAAATACTGCCCATCAATCTCGTCTTTCTTTTAAAGTTCAAGGATAACTACTATAATAAACCTATGTAGCTTGTGCAGCCAAAATGAATGCCTCACCACTTCGAAGAAGTGAAGtgtatttaatttcaataaGGCCATGAGTGGGGTGTACTCTTACTCCTTTGTCTGTATCAAACCATTGACATTTGAAAAGTACAACCCTATTTCCAGCACCAAAATATTTCAACTCAATGAAATCTATCAAAATGCCATAAAAGTCATGGGCATAGTCATTGTAGCAACTCCTTTTCACAAGTACCCCactattcattgttttttttgtttccccATATTCCTTTGTATGGAACTTGAAACCATTTACAAAGTATCCTTTGTAACATTGTACTCTACGAGCTGGGCCATAGGAAATCTTAATAAGACGATCATCAATTTCATCTCTATGAATATGAACCTATAATAGCGCAATGTAAACATTAGTGCATAATcattaagatataaaatatattatctttattaaATTCACAAAGTGCACTTACATAATTTTTGAACCATTGTGCAAATCTTGTATTTCGCACTTTCTCTAGTTCATCTTCTCTTATAAAAGGAGAATCTCCTTTAACCATTTCATCAAAGATGCTATCATTATGAAAGGATTAATGTTAgcttaattataaaataaaccaTAGGAATAACACTTACACATAAAGCTTACTCAATGTAGGGGGTGACCTCCATGTAATTAATTAGAACATATAATTTTGCAGCATGGTACTCATTATCTTTTAGATATCGAAATAATGGCTTGGCACCGAGAAATCGTCCAGGATGTATGAAAATTGATAGACGCCCATTGGTTCCAtatcaccaccatcatcattacgTGGAACGCGATTCAAGTTTGTTTCCACATTGGGTTCAAAATATAAtgagcaaaaaaaatgaaatttcttcaaTAACATATGCCTCACAAATGGATCGCTCAACACATGCCAAAATTTTTCACCTTTTTCTTGATATGATgcaaaaatctgaaaattatatataataaaaccaCTTTAGCATTGATAGGAGCCATATATTAAATGCATGCCAACTACATGCTATATCCTCAAGATAGAAGAATATATTACCTCTCAAATGGATACATCCAGCGATATTGTACAGGCCTACCCACCTTAGCCTCATATGGTAGATGTATTGGTAAATGTTCCATGCTATCAAAAAACCCCGGAGGAAAGATTTTTTCCATCTTGAAAATTGTTTCAATGATATTTCCTTCCAATAATATCATATGATCGATACTAATTTTAGTTGAACAAATATCTCTAAAGAAATGAGATAGTTCAGTAATCACATCCCAAATTGAATTGGGCAAAAGACCTCGAAATGCGATCGGAAGCAATCGTTGTATGAATACATGACAATCATGACTTTTCGTCCCATATAATTGGCATTGGGCCTCATTTACATAATGTGCTATGTTTGTGCAAAACCATCAAGAAGTCTCAACTGTTTCACCCATGCACAGACGCATTTCTTTTGCTCTTTACTCAAGCAATAAGataccttaggtttggaaccctTTCAGTATTGACATTGTTGCCATATGTAATGTTAGGAAGAGAATTAATTCTCATCAATATTTCTTCACTTGAAAATTGAGGAATCGAAGAATCATGCTCCACTCTATTACTGATCTTATCTCTTTGCTTGCTGAACAGATGATCTGAAGGTAAGAATCGATGAtgacagtaaaaaaaaaatggcttcCTACCATGACTTAATATAANNNNNNNNNNNNNNNNNNNNNNNNNNNNNNNNNNNNNNNNNNNNNNNNNNNNNNNNNNNNNNNNNNNNNNNNNNNNNNNNNNNNNNNNNNNNNNNNNNNNNNNNNNNNNNNNNNNNNNNNNNNNNNNNNNNNNNNNNNNNNNNNNNNNNNNNNNNNNNNNNNNNNNNNNNNNNNNNNNNNNNNNNNNNNNNNNNNNNNNNNNNNNNNNNNNNNNNNNNNNNNNNNNNNNNNNNNNNNNNNNNNNNNNNNNNNNNNNNNNNNNNNNNNNNNNNNNNNNNNNNNNNNNNNNNNNNNNNNNNNNNNNNNNNNNNNNNNNNNNNNNNNNNNNNNNNNNNNNNNNNNNNNNNNNNNNNNNNNNNNNNNNNNNNNNNNNNNNNNNNNNNNNNNNNNNNNNNNNNNNNNNNNNNNNNNNNNNNNNNNNNNNNNNNNNNNNNNNNNNNNNNNNNNNNNNNNNNNNNNNNNNNNNNNNNNNNNNNNNNNNNNNNNNNNNNNNNNNNNNNNNNNNNNNNNNNNNNNNNNNNNNNNNNNNNNNNNNNNNNNNNNNNNNNNNNNNNNNNNNNNNNNNNNNNNNNNNNNNNNNNNNNNNNNNNNNNNNNNNNNNNNNNNNNNNNNNNNNNNNNNNNNNNNNNNNNNNNNNNNNNNNNNNNNNNNNNNNNNNNNNNNNNNNNNNNNNNNNNNNNNNNNNNNNNNNNNNNNNNNNNNNNNNNNNNNNNNNNNNNNNNNNNNNNNNNNNNNNNNNNNNNNNNNNNNNNNNNNNNNNNNNNNNNNNNNNNNNNNNNNNNNNNNNNNNNNNNNNNNNNNNNNNNNNNNNNNNNNNNNNNNNNNNNNNNNNNNNNNNNNNNNNNNNNNNNNNNNNNNNNNNNNNNNNNNNNNNNNNNNNNNNNNNNNNNNNNNNNNNNNNNNNNNNNNNNNNNNNNNNNNNNNNNNNNNNNNNNNNNNNNNNNNNNNNNNNNNNNNNNNNNNNNNNNNNNNNNNNNNNNNNNNNNNNNNNNNNNNNNNNATCCAAGGAATTTTTCAGAcaataccccaaatgcacatttcatgagggttcatcttcaagttatatttCCTAATCTGATCGAACACCGTTCTTAAGTCATTAAGGTGTTGATCTTTTGATTGTGTCTTCACCACCAAATCATCTACACTAGCACTCGActtggtgaatcaaatcatcaaaaatctttcgtcatagctctttgatatgttgccctCGCATTCTTTTagtccaaatggcataactttATAGCGATAGATGCCTATTGGTGTCCGGAGCTTGCAGTATGCTTTTTCATCCTACGGGTccatcttgatttggttgtacccggagaaaccatccatgaaagaaaacatctcataagaggaagtgttatcaatcatgatctccataacGGTAGTGGAAAAATCATcctttgggacatgctttgtttaagTCCCTAAGTCCACACACATATTcgatttgcccattcttctatCTTGGCCAGGCACTATCTTTGGCAATCCAATTAGGGTACTTTTCCTCCCTTATGAAACCGAGCTTCGATTagttttcttggtttcttcaatgGCGACTCCCTCggatcaaacttcatcttccttggtgctTGTTTCTTGGTGGAAAACTTGGAGTCGATGAAAGCGAGCTTATGCCTTTGCTACTCATGTCAAGCCACTGGCATCTCCTTATAACTCCATGCAAAAAGCAGTCAGATATACTCCACAAGAATGTTTTtgaatggcttctttctcttcttgagctagttgtgcacttaaaaagtgggtttaggatcgtcctcacttcccaagttgatttctaccaactcatcaattgtagcTTGACCTCCCGTCTTCAAGTTCGAGGGGTGCATCCTTCGATTTTATATCTTTCATGAGGGTGGTCATCGATACTTCTTCAGTTGGATCTTCATCTCTCGTACCCGACCATCAATAGGTCGACACCATGCGACATTCACATATTtgctcatcttgaaacccaagaCCCCTCTTGCTCGAGCCTTAGCCTTGCATAGCAATCTTGAAAGGATGCCAAAAGCTTCTCAAATAGAATATACTGTCTCTTGAATGCTTCAAACTAACTCGACTTGCTTTATCAACTTTCTTAGCTTAGGAGGATAGTAGTTTGGAATCCTCAAAGGCCaaggttcttcatcttcatcggcTTGTTCATCTGACATATCTTCATCATCGGTTATTGGGATCGAGACTTATAGAAAGAATCCTCTCTCCTCTTGGTGGCGAAGGCACTAGAAGGTAATGAGCAGTCTACCGAGGTTAACATGCAGACTCATCCGGGAGCTTTGTAGAGCCTTCACGGTATTCTTGTAACTCTGAGAGAGCTTTCAACAGggaacttcatcatcatcatcttctgttTTTAATTGGTAGAAATGAAAGTTCTTCTCCGTCGAACCATCACTTCCAAAATATCGGCTCCTCTTGTGACGACAAAGTTGAGTGGCGATTTGTACGTCTTcatgatctttttcttcttcggagACTCGTGTCACTTCAAAGTGCGGTTTCAAAGGCAAAAATGAGACACCTTCTTACAGTGAGCTTGGTAGTTTTTAGTAACTTTCATAAGGCGTCATCTTTGGTCGTGAAAGCTTGCCCCTTTTGGTGTATCCACAAAAATACCTTGCATTTTCATAGTTGATTTCATGCACACCAAAGCGGTTGAATCTCACCACTCATGACGgtatacatcatcatccttcatgTACTTCAAACATTGGTGCAAGTGGAAGGAACCACATAATTTTCATGTAGCCAGTGGTGCTTTCCCTGACAATGCTCTATAAGGGAAGCATGTCGTGTTGATAACATGAAACTTCACATCGGCGTCGACTTCCCAATCTTAAAGGGAGAGTAATTGACCCGAGGGCTTTTTGACTATCTTGGTTAAAAGCCTTGGACAACAATCTTTCGGTGATAGATGATATGTCTCAGCATGaggcatgcaaagtctttagtGTCATCAGGATTTCTTGATGAGCTGGATCAATGAGGATTTGGTTGACCCTTGTCCCATCACAAGACCTAGTAACATATAAGGGCCTATTGTGCTCCCTTTGTCCCCAACAACAAGTCCTTCTCACGAAAATTAATCACCGGAGAACCAAATGCATAGAGAACACGTCAGTATGAGTTTCGACAAAATAAACGATACTCTTACGGGTTTTGCAAGACATGGATCAATGTGTCCTCGAGCTCTAGCTGACATCATCGAGCGCATCAAAAACACTTAGTTGAGCTGGAATCTTCTTCAAGTGGGCGATATGTTGTAATCTTGTGTCTTGAGTAGAAGTCTTCCGTGGTTGCACAATATCTTCATTAACATCGATCACTTTCTCTTTCCCTTTATCTTTAGTACTGCGTGACTTGCTCGAGAAGCCTTACATGCGTTGTTAATCGATTCGAGGCTCCTCACTCCTCATCTTGGTGGATGCACCCATTATCATGCCTTCCTTTGATTATCAGGGCATAGCATGTACGACATCTCAAAATACTCCTCGGGGTAGGCTTCGGCACGACTTGAGTACTCTATGTAACCAGCTTTTGAAACCA
It includes:
- the LOC120263887 gene encoding uncharacterized protein LOC120263887, translating into MLSDERMKAMKEVGATSIKECKGMERKWIKKDVWDALLIDNEWGIDAWQSKLGKAKANRLTEKKGSITKHTGGSRPFVVHGIKLAKKQGREVGYSEIFQATHKLKGGEGEFIDNKSRVFNEKYNAALVNKYGDDISVHPSFNGQSLYDVIGGMKATRTSVYGFGSRVDSR